A window of Primulina eburnea isolate SZY01 unplaced genomic scaffold, ASM2296580v1 ctg1187, whole genome shotgun sequence contains these coding sequences:
- the LOC140820543 gene encoding uncharacterized protein isoform X2, which yields MDQVTKKFDWFKIISLVVPEVKSIKKKKVMHRQTLELVKCLCTALQSLSCSDASPIYESAIVKAARKGIHEVVELIIEMFPNAIYAEESKTECSIFHIAARERVENIFNIIYHMNERKQYFYDMTDSSGNNFMHICGELAPPHKLNLVSGAALQMQRELQWSKDMVKQ from the exons ATGGATCAAGTGACAAAGAAGTTCGATTGGTTCAAGATAATTTCTTTGGTGG TTCCTGAAGTGAAGAGCATCAAGAAAAAGAAAGTAATGCACCGACAGACACTTGAACTCGTCAAATGTTTGTGCACCGCACTCCAATCTTTGTCTTGCAGTGATGCTTCACCTATCTATGAAAGTGCCATAGTTAAGGCTGCACGGAAAGGCATACATGAGGTTGTGGAGCTGATCATAGAGATGTTTCCGAATGCCATTTATGCTGAAGAATCAAAAACTGAATGTTCCATTTTTCACATAGCAGCAAGAGAACGcgttgaaaatattttcaatatcatTTATCATATGAATGAacgaaaacaatatttttacgACATGACGGACTCTTCGGGTAACAACTTTATGCACATATGCGGAGAACTAGCGCCTCCTCATAAACTCAATCTAGTTTCTGGTGCAGCTTTACAGATGCAGCGTGAGTTACAATGGTCTAAG GACATGGTTAAACAATGA
- the LOC140820543 gene encoding uncharacterized protein isoform X1: MDQVTKKFDWFKIISLVVPEVKSIKKKKVMHRQTLELVKCLCTALQSLSCSDASPIYESAIVKAARKGIHEVVELIIEMFPNAIYAEESKTECSIFHIAARERVENIFNIIYHMNERKQYFYDMTDSSGNNFMHICGELAPPHKLNLVSGAALQMQRELQWSKEMENLLTLLVGHG, from the exons ATGGATCAAGTGACAAAGAAGTTCGATTGGTTCAAGATAATTTCTTTGGTGG TTCCTGAAGTGAAGAGCATCAAGAAAAAGAAAGTAATGCACCGACAGACACTTGAACTCGTCAAATGTTTGTGCACCGCACTCCAATCTTTGTCTTGCAGTGATGCTTCACCTATCTATGAAAGTGCCATAGTTAAGGCTGCACGGAAAGGCATACATGAGGTTGTGGAGCTGATCATAGAGATGTTTCCGAATGCCATTTATGCTGAAGAATCAAAAACTGAATGTTCCATTTTTCACATAGCAGCAAGAGAACGcgttgaaaatattttcaatatcatTTATCATATGAATGAacgaaaacaatatttttacgACATGACGGACTCTTCGGGTAACAACTTTATGCACATATGCGGAGAACTAGCGCCTCCTCATAAACTCAATCTAGTTTCTGGTGCAGCTTTACAGATGCAGCGTGAGTTACAATGGTCTAAG GAAATGGAAAATTTGTTAACCCTTCTCGTAGGACATGGTTAA